Proteins from one Mesotoga infera genomic window:
- a CDS encoding winged helix-turn-helix domain-containing protein: MLPEGVNFCDSSNYDFLSSLFRLQNNELIMERFKRLPANLEIEPNERILKWVEKTRKALPDGIREKLGIFFDRESFFALFLTNHIATKKLMEPESLLSYLSTMSDKDLIVNFLCSGHGFSEEADLLKPISASNNERELIEYISKNMAMPTKQKADLLKLCNNPSAARKELIHLLLWYNERIYEDLPFDPVREVEEQRSKLYGFFEKYGKNYVQWLTGSSVRSGVPATGSITIAVSFFYEIILLKGSIPYRREDIYVVGYRYPERITPPVDKMASGVDLFTILANDVNLRILKRLSQGPMGVTEIALSTKLTNVEVTDYLSVLMRYGVIEDSVEGDRRLFNLNKNFLIRTVGDSVNEIFGEAVDG; the protein is encoded by the coding sequence GTGTTGCCCGAAGGTGTGAATTTCTGTGATTCAAGTAACTATGACTTTCTTTCCTCTCTTTTCAGACTCCAGAACAACGAGTTGATAATGGAAAGATTCAAAAGATTGCCTGCCAATCTCGAAATAGAACCGAACGAGAGAATCCTGAAGTGGGTCGAAAAGACAAGAAAAGCTCTTCCCGATGGAATCAGGGAAAAATTGGGGATTTTTTTCGACAGAGAGTCTTTTTTCGCACTTTTCCTGACCAACCATATAGCGACTAAGAAGTTGATGGAACCGGAGTCTCTACTTTCATACCTTTCAACGATGTCCGACAAAGACTTGATAGTGAACTTTCTCTGTTCCGGCCACGGATTCTCCGAAGAGGCCGATCTTTTGAAGCCGATATCGGCCAGCAACAACGAGCGAGAATTGATAGAGTACATATCGAAAAACATGGCTATGCCGACGAAACAGAAGGCCGATCTCTTGAAACTCTGCAACAATCCATCAGCAGCAAGAAAAGAGTTGATACACCTTCTTCTATGGTACAACGAAAGGATCTACGAAGATCTGCCCTTCGACCCGGTCCGTGAGGTCGAAGAACAACGATCGAAGCTGTACGGTTTTTTCGAGAAGTACGGAAAAAACTACGTTCAGTGGCTCACAGGGAGTTCAGTCAGGAGTGGTGTCCCTGCAACCGGATCCATCACTATAGCTGTCTCCTTCTTCTACGAAATCATTCTGTTGAAGGGCTCAATACCCTACAGAAGAGAGGATATATACGTCGTGGGATACAGATACCCTGAAAGGATAACCCCTCCGGTCGATAAAATGGCCTCGGGAGTAGATCTCTTCACCATCCTTGCAAACGATGTGAACCTGCGAATTCTTAAAAGACTCTCTCAAGGTCCCATGGGAGTAACAGAAATAGCCCTTTCCACAAAACTTACCAACGTCGAGGTAACCGACTACCTGAGCGTGTTGATGAGGTACGGAGTTATTGAAGACAGTGTAGAAGGAGATAGAAGACTGTTCAACCTGAATAAAAACTTTTTGATTAGAACCGTTGGAGATTCCGTTAATGAGATCTTCGGAGAGGCTGTCGATGGCTGA
- a CDS encoding CehA/McbA family metallohydrolase translates to MKRVFVALFISISLIVYGAVFFGNIHAHTSYSDGRGTPDQAFRYTRDSGVVDIQAITEHCHDLVYPLPDGSMKLDVIRNLAREYTQEGKFIAISGYEWTLTSRGHITIYNTDDFLDRSSSDLLDIYAWIVEKKATAQFCHPGRTYGDFFDFLYFPEVDLYINTIEVGNGAGKSNNVIKPEYLERYQRALNRGWHVGASANQDNHYENWATANDARTVFVIDELTTQKVYEALKTRNIYASEDRNAFISFSAGQSKMGDILYDQPTATLKIEYSDPGDPVASVWLYSNEGPLVLDVEGDSWTIDVDVENPFSYNWYFVKIDQKDGNEIVSSPIWFQSSSEKYILNARSVDARPVFGLPFEIAFDLINSRKSEERLNVTIMGECGTVMEKEYVLPPMSCVEIRETLDCTSQDLVFCIDGESAFRLKIDFTRFVAHLDTSHENYYVSELQYLTELLSNLGGDVRPVIGELTEATMNRGQVLILPLPDQDTFMKDFMAISEKQIAFIKNYVESGGLLIVVLARKAITHDSLSTYERLFEELSWGVSLEDGGLSFEGPSGGIASGVSGGLVLKWNQAIGKEPLDEEIVQFIKSRLNID, encoded by the coding sequence ATGAAAAGAGTGTTTGTGGCATTGTTCATATCGATCTCTCTGATCGTTTACGGTGCGGTCTTTTTTGGAAACATTCACGCTCATACATCTTACTCAGATGGTCGTGGGACGCCAGATCAGGCTTTCAGGTACACCAGGGATTCTGGTGTGGTAGATATACAGGCAATAACCGAGCACTGTCACGATCTGGTATATCCCCTTCCCGACGGCTCTATGAAGCTGGACGTCATCCGTAACCTGGCAAGAGAGTACACGCAGGAGGGGAAGTTCATAGCGATTTCGGGTTACGAGTGGACTCTTACAAGTCGTGGACACATCACGATCTACAACACCGATGATTTCCTTGACAGGAGCAGTTCGGACCTCCTGGACATATACGCCTGGATAGTCGAGAAAAAGGCTACGGCCCAGTTCTGCCATCCGGGACGGACCTACGGAGATTTCTTCGATTTTTTGTACTTTCCAGAAGTGGATCTCTATATTAATACTATCGAAGTGGGCAATGGTGCGGGAAAATCGAACAACGTGATCAAGCCTGAATACCTGGAACGTTACCAGAGAGCTCTGAACAGGGGTTGGCACGTCGGTGCCTCGGCCAATCAGGACAATCACTACGAGAACTGGGCGACGGCCAACGACGCGAGAACGGTCTTCGTGATCGACGAGCTTACCACTCAGAAGGTTTACGAGGCACTGAAAACGAGAAATATCTACGCCAGCGAAGACAGAAACGCCTTCATATCTTTCTCGGCAGGACAGTCCAAAATGGGCGATATTCTCTACGATCAACCGACAGCAACTTTGAAGATCGAATACAGCGATCCCGGCGATCCGGTAGCTTCGGTCTGGCTTTACAGTAACGAAGGACCGTTGGTACTGGATGTCGAGGGCGATTCCTGGACAATCGATGTCGATGTCGAAAATCCGTTCTCTTACAACTGGTACTTCGTTAAGATAGACCAAAAGGATGGGAACGAGATAGTCTCTTCTCCGATCTGGTTCCAAAGTAGCAGTGAGAAATATATACTGAATGCCAGATCAGTCGATGCCAGACCGGTTTTCGGACTGCCTTTCGAGATAGCTTTCGATCTAATAAACTCCAGAAAGAGTGAAGAGAGACTTAATGTGACTATAATGGGTGAGTGCGGTACTGTTATGGAAAAAGAGTACGTACTTCCGCCAATGAGTTGTGTCGAGATAAGGGAGACTCTAGACTGCACTTCCCAGGATCTTGTCTTTTGCATTGACGGCGAATCCGCATTCAGGTTGAAGATCGATTTCACCAGGTTCGTTGCTCATCTCGACACTTCTCACGAGAATTACTATGTGTCCGAGCTGCAGTACCTAACGGAGCTTTTGAGCAATCTCGGCGGCGATGTGAGGCCCGTGATAGGCGAGCTGACGGAAGCGACAATGAACAGAGGCCAGGTGTTGATTCTTCCGCTACCCGATCAGGACACTTTTATGAAGGACTTCATGGCCATTTCGGAAAAGCAGATCGCCTTCATCAAGAATTATGTGGAAAGTGGTGGTCTGCTGATTGTTGTCCTAGCCAGAAAGGCGATCACGCACGATTCGCTGAGTACTTACGAAAGGCTTTTTGAGGAACTGTCCTGGGGTGTCTCTCTCGAAGATGGTGGTCTCTCTTTCGAAGGACCTTCGGGAGGCATAGCGTCCGGAGTTAGCGGTGGCCTGGTTTTAAAGTGGAATCAGGCCATCGGCAAAGAGCCGCTGGACGAAGAAATCGTACAATTCATAAAATCCAGACTGAATATCGATTGA
- a CDS encoding alpha/beta hydrolase family protein, which translates to MSKIESFTTGLDGNRIFGIFELPEGGDSFPVVVMLHGFTGEHIVSTFKYPRLSRKLVKRGIATVRFDFRGSGDSEGEFCDMSPLTELRDALEIVSLVREKSWFNGKLALIGYSMGGMVASLLAGREREFDAVLLWSPVIMNGEFFSREEYSFSRDEKYKDILGLKLGPGFQRDGLSVDASAELENYHGPLMIIHGSEDESVPYEPVMRYARERGVEFHAVKGANHKYQRLDWIEELFEVSERFLCDQLL; encoded by the coding sequence ATGTCGAAAATAGAGAGTTTCACAACAGGATTAGACGGTAACAGGATCTTCGGTATCTTCGAACTCCCCGAAGGCGGCGACAGTTTTCCCGTGGTGGTAATGCTTCACGGTTTCACCGGAGAGCACATCGTCTCGACCTTCAAATACCCGCGGTTATCGAGAAAACTCGTGAAAAGGGGTATAGCGACCGTGAGATTCGATTTCCGGGGTTCGGGAGACAGCGAGGGCGAGTTCTGCGATATGTCTCCCCTTACTGAACTCCGGGATGCTCTAGAAATAGTGTCTCTTGTGAGAGAGAAGAGCTGGTTCAATGGAAAGCTGGCGCTTATAGGATACAGCATGGGCGGAATGGTCGCCTCTCTGCTCGCCGGAAGGGAGAGAGAGTTCGATGCCGTGCTTCTATGGTCGCCCGTCATAATGAACGGCGAGTTCTTCTCAAGAGAAGAGTACAGCTTTTCCAGAGACGAAAAGTACAAAGATATTCTGGGTCTAAAGTTAGGCCCCGGTTTTCAAAGGGATGGACTCAGCGTTGATGCCTCCGCGGAACTGGAGAATTACCACGGCCCTCTAATGATTATCCACGGGTCGGAGGACGAGTCGGTACCTTATGAACCGGTCATGCGCTACGCTAGAGAGAGAGGCGTTGAGTTCCACGCAGTAAAGGGGGCCAACCACAAGTACCAGAGGCTCGACTGGATAGAAGAGCTATTCGAAGTGTCGGAAAGGTTTCTCTGTGATCAATTACTTTAG